One Pontibacter deserti genomic region harbors:
- a CDS encoding tyrosine-protein phosphatase, whose amino-acid sequence MKQFFKNLFGGDTATLESLGAIGVDMHSHILPGLDDGADTLERSLELVQAMQQLGYRKLIMTPHIMSDFYRNTPEGIRERLQYLNDAVAEAGIEMELGCAAEYYLDEVFLQKLENNEELLTFGDKYLLFETSFLNEPLNLREAIFMMRSKGYKPVMAHPERYTYFYGKFNDLIEIREQGVLLQPNLNSLTGYYSPAAKNVAEKLIDNGLVDLVGSDVHSMKHVASLQRVLSAKHINKLLSLPLLNPQL is encoded by the coding sequence ATGAAGCAGTTTTTTAAAAACTTATTTGGGGGAGATACAGCTACGCTGGAGTCGTTGGGCGCTATAGGTGTGGACATGCACTCGCATATTCTGCCTGGGTTGGATGATGGTGCAGATACGCTGGAGCGATCGCTGGAGCTGGTGCAGGCCATGCAGCAGTTAGGTTACCGCAAGCTGATTATGACGCCCCATATAATGAGTGATTTTTACCGCAACACACCCGAAGGTATACGTGAACGCCTGCAGTACCTGAATGATGCTGTAGCAGAAGCAGGTATAGAAATGGAGTTGGGTTGTGCCGCTGAGTACTACCTGGATGAGGTATTTCTGCAGAAACTGGAAAATAACGAAGAACTGCTAACCTTTGGCGATAAATACCTGCTTTTCGAAACATCTTTTCTGAACGAACCGCTTAACCTGCGCGAAGCCATTTTTATGATGCGGTCAAAGGGGTACAAACCGGTAATGGCTCATCCCGAGCGTTATACTTACTTCTACGGCAAGTTCAATGATCTGATAGAGATAAGAGAGCAGGGTGTGCTGTTGCAACCAAACCTGAACTCACTGACAGGATATTACTCGCCAGCGGCAAAAAATGTAGCAGAAAAATTAATAGATAACGGTTTGGTAGACCTGGTGGGGTCTGATGTGCACAGCATGAAGCATGTTGCGTCGTTGCAGCGTGTGCTTAGTGCCAAACACATAAATAAGCTGCTTTCGTTGCCATTGCTTAACCCGCAACTATAA
- the metK gene encoding methionine adenosyltransferase gives MPYLFTSESVSEGHPDKVADQISDALLDEFLKQDPQSKVACETLVTTGLVVLSGEVKSEAYVDVQKVARDVIKRIGYTKSEYMFDADACGVISAIHEQSADINQGVERANPEDQGAGDQGMMFGYATNETDNFMPLALSISHLLLEELAAIRKEGKEMTYLRPDAKSQVTIRYSDNHVPEKIDTIVISTQHDEFILPESNTPEAKDKAEQEMVAKIKEDVDAILIPRVLKQLPERIQKLFNKDITYHINPTGKFVIGGPHGDTGLTGRKIIVDTYGGKGAHGGGAFSGKDSSKVDRSAAYAARHIAKNLVAAGVADQALVQVAYAIGVAKPVGLYVTTYGSTKVKDANGNIMSDGEIAEKVNKLFDMRPYAIVQRFGLQNPIFAETAAYGHMGRTPGIKKVEFSVNGHKEVKEFETFTWEKLDYVDKIKQEFGL, from the coding sequence ATGCCATATTTATTCACTTCTGAGTCAGTGTCAGAAGGACACCCTGATAAAGTGGCGGATCAGATATCCGATGCACTTCTAGATGAATTCTTAAAGCAGGATCCTCAGTCGAAGGTTGCCTGTGAAACACTTGTTACTACAGGTCTTGTGGTATTAAGTGGGGAGGTAAAATCCGAGGCTTATGTTGATGTGCAGAAAGTTGCCCGCGATGTAATTAAGCGTATTGGCTATACTAAGTCTGAGTATATGTTTGATGCTGATGCCTGCGGTGTTATCTCGGCTATACATGAGCAATCTGCAGATATCAACCAGGGTGTAGAGCGTGCTAACCCGGAAGATCAGGGTGCCGGTGACCAGGGAATGATGTTTGGTTATGCTACAAACGAAACCGATAATTTCATGCCATTGGCACTGAGCATTTCACACCTGTTACTGGAAGAGCTTGCTGCTATCCGTAAAGAAGGTAAAGAGATGACTTACCTGCGTCCGGATGCAAAATCTCAGGTTACGATCCGTTACAGCGACAACCACGTGCCAGAGAAGATAGACACTATCGTTATTTCTACACAGCACGACGAGTTTATACTTCCGGAAAGCAACACACCGGAAGCGAAAGACAAAGCTGAGCAGGAGATGGTAGCTAAGATCAAAGAAGATGTAGATGCTATACTTATCCCGCGTGTTCTGAAGCAGCTGCCGGAACGTATCCAAAAGCTGTTTAACAAAGACATCACCTACCACATTAACCCAACTGGTAAGTTTGTGATCGGTGGCCCTCACGGTGACACCGGCTTAACTGGCCGTAAAATTATAGTTGATACCTATGGCGGTAAAGGTGCTCACGGTGGTGGCGCATTTTCTGGTAAGGATTCTTCTAAAGTTGACCGTTCGGCAGCATATGCAGCCCGCCATATTGCTAAAAACCTGGTAGCTGCAGGTGTTGCAGATCAGGCGCTGGTGCAGGTGGCTTATGCCATTGGTGTTGCCAAGCCGGTAGGGCTGTATGTAACTACCTATGGTTCAACTAAAGTAAAAGATGCTAACGGTAACATCATGAGCGATGGCGAGATCGCAGAGAAAGTAAACAAACTGTTTGATATGCGCCCTTATGCTATCGTGCAGCGTTTTGGTCTGCAAAACCCTATTTTTGCTGAGACTGCTGCTTATGGTCACATGGGTAGAACACCAGGCATCAAGAAAGTAGAGTTCTCTGTTAATGGACACAAAGAAGTGAAAGAGTTTGAAACCTTTACCTGGGAGAAACTTGATTACGTGGACAAAATCAAGCAAGAGTTCGGTCTATAG
- a CDS encoding NAD-dependent epimerase/dehydratase family protein: MIFVTGGSGLIGSFLIPELVRQGHQVRALYRGQTPTIAFADKVEWLEGDILDIVLLRQALQGVDYVFHSAGLVSYDPQDKDLLKQVNIEGTANVVDACLEAGSIKLCHVSSIAAIGRPVGADVLTENSKWNQAEEHSAYASSKHLGELEVWRGISEGLKAVIVNPSVVLGPADWNRSSTRLFKYVYNNNSFYTGGKANFVDVRDVVDAMLKLTFSEISGERFILNAGQLAYKDFFEQVAGCMGRKAPSRKVNPVLAEVVWRAERLRSWLTGARPLITKDTARVSAKNHFFSNAKVQKAIGLEFRSLNESIAWTCSELLQQQAIK, encoded by the coding sequence ATGATATTTGTAACAGGTGGTAGTGGCCTTATTGGTAGTTTCCTGATACCGGAGCTCGTAAGGCAGGGGCATCAGGTGCGTGCGCTTTACCGTGGGCAGACACCAACTATAGCTTTTGCTGATAAGGTAGAGTGGCTGGAGGGAGACATACTTGATATTGTACTCCTGCGGCAAGCATTGCAAGGTGTGGACTATGTTTTCCATAGTGCCGGGTTAGTATCTTACGATCCACAGGATAAGGATCTGCTGAAACAGGTAAATATTGAAGGCACAGCCAATGTAGTAGACGCATGCCTGGAAGCCGGAAGTATAAAGCTTTGCCATGTAAGCTCAATTGCTGCAATTGGTCGCCCGGTAGGAGCAGATGTGTTAACTGAAAACAGCAAATGGAATCAGGCAGAAGAACATTCAGCTTATGCCAGTTCCAAACATTTAGGTGAGCTTGAAGTATGGCGCGGCATTTCAGAAGGGTTAAAGGCTGTTATAGTTAATCCGTCGGTGGTGTTAGGCCCTGCAGATTGGAACCGTAGCAGCACCCGGCTTTTTAAATATGTATATAACAACAATTCTTTTTATACAGGCGGCAAAGCCAATTTTGTAGATGTACGGGATGTGGTGGATGCTATGCTAAAACTTACATTCTCGGAAATATCAGGCGAAAGATTTATCTTGAATGCAGGGCAGCTGGCTTACAAAGATTTTTTTGAACAGGTAGCTGGCTGCATGGGCAGAAAAGCGCCGTCGCGGAAAGTTAATCCGGTACTGGCCGAGGTTGTATGGCGGGCTGAGCGGCTTCGCTCATGGCTTACAGGTGCGCGGCCGCTTATTACAAAAGATACAGCACGGGTATCGGCAAAAAATCATTTTTTCAGTAATGCAAAGGTGCAAAAAGCCATTGGGTTGGAGTTCAGGAGTTTAAATGAAAGTATAGCCTGGACCTGTTCCGAACTACTGCAACAGCAGGCCATAAAGTAG
- a CDS encoding prolyl oligopeptidase family serine peptidase, protein MFFKSKAVALILFGMLAGSSLQAQVKSTELSVEKIMRDPKWIGIAPSNIFWSEDGKKVYFNWNPEGNRKDSLYAVTTNGKDIKKISAAERRNMAAQYGAYNKAESKKVYEKNGDIFLLDIKSGRVTRVTNTVERESNPAFTFDEKQITFLKDNNLYSWSLVNGQLAQLTDFRKGKKPADTEEKDPQRVWLRNQQLGLLQIVKDREADKEAFKKQQKADAPARPLDIYIDDKQVSSVTLSPDERFVTYSLISRPKNAKVAIVPDYVTSSGYTEDINTRTKVGDAQSTYEFFVYDTHRDSTYAVTMKDVEGIYDVPAYLLEKNQKASISKDAADTKNKKPEMRASVIYGPFWSDNGKNAVVVARSADNKDRWILTLDANTGKLNLLDRQHDNAWINGPGIGYGAGDIGWMPDNESVWFQSEESGYSHLYSVNAKTGKKKALTTGKFEVSGVQLSDDKKYWYFTANKVHPGEQHFYKMPVNGGAMVQLTTMPGAHEVELSPDEKTLAFRYSYSNKPWELYVMENKKGAKPRQITNSLTEEFKAYNWREPEVISFKAEDGTDVYARLYQPKNAKANGPAVIFVHGAGYLQNAHKWWSSYFREYMFHNFLADQGYTVLDIDYRGSAGYGRDVRTGIYQFMGGKDLSDHVDGAKLLVEKYNVDPKRIGIYGGSYGGFITLMAMFTEPDVFAAGAALRSVTDWAHYNHGYTSNILNTPQTDSLAYAKSSPIYYAEGLKGALLICHGMVDTNVHFQDVVRLSQRLIELGKDNWELAVYPVEDHGFVEPASWTDEYKRIYKLFEENLKKK, encoded by the coding sequence ATGTTTTTTAAGAGTAAAGCTGTTGCACTTATACTTTTCGGAATGCTTGCGGGCAGTAGCCTGCAGGCGCAGGTAAAAAGTACTGAACTAAGTGTAGAAAAAATAATGCGCGATCCGAAATGGATTGGCATTGCTCCAAGTAATATTTTCTGGTCTGAAGATGGAAAGAAAGTATACTTTAACTGGAACCCGGAAGGAAATCGCAAAGACTCTTTATATGCTGTAACTACTAATGGTAAAGACATAAAGAAGATCTCAGCAGCAGAGCGTCGTAATATGGCAGCGCAGTATGGTGCTTATAATAAGGCCGAGTCCAAAAAGGTATATGAAAAGAATGGTGATATTTTTCTGCTGGACATAAAGAGTGGAAGAGTAACACGTGTTACTAATACAGTAGAGCGTGAAAGCAATCCAGCTTTTACTTTTGATGAGAAGCAGATCACTTTTCTGAAAGATAATAACTTATACTCCTGGAGCTTGGTTAATGGGCAATTGGCGCAGCTCACCGATTTCAGAAAAGGGAAGAAACCAGCAGACACTGAAGAAAAAGACCCGCAAAGAGTGTGGCTGCGCAACCAGCAACTCGGCCTTCTGCAGATTGTAAAAGACCGTGAGGCAGATAAAGAAGCATTTAAGAAACAGCAAAAAGCTGATGCTCCTGCCCGCCCGTTAGATATCTACATTGATGATAAGCAGGTGAGCAGTGTAACGCTGAGCCCTGATGAGCGCTTTGTTACCTATAGTTTAATAAGCCGCCCTAAAAATGCTAAAGTAGCAATAGTACCAGACTACGTTACATCCTCAGGGTATACGGAAGATATAAATACAAGAACCAAGGTAGGTGATGCCCAAAGTACCTATGAGTTCTTCGTGTATGATACCCACCGCGATTCTACTTATGCGGTTACTATGAAGGATGTGGAAGGTATATATGATGTGCCTGCCTATTTGCTGGAAAAAAATCAGAAAGCAAGTATAAGTAAGGATGCTGCGGATACTAAAAACAAAAAGCCCGAAATGCGTGCTTCAGTTATTTATGGTCCGTTTTGGTCTGATAATGGCAAGAATGCAGTAGTAGTAGCTCGCTCAGCCGACAATAAAGACCGCTGGATACTAACATTAGACGCAAATACAGGTAAACTAAACCTGCTGGATCGGCAACACGACAACGCCTGGATCAACGGGCCAGGCATTGGCTATGGTGCAGGCGATATTGGCTGGATGCCGGATAATGAATCTGTCTGGTTTCAGTCTGAAGAAAGTGGTTACTCTCATCTGTATAGTGTAAATGCTAAAACCGGTAAGAAGAAAGCTTTAACCACAGGAAAATTCGAGGTATCAGGTGTGCAGTTATCAGATGATAAAAAGTACTGGTATTTTACAGCTAATAAAGTACACCCGGGCGAGCAGCATTTTTATAAGATGCCTGTAAACGGTGGCGCAATGGTTCAGCTTACAACTATGCCTGGTGCTCATGAAGTAGAGCTTTCGCCGGATGAGAAGACGTTGGCTTTCCGTTATTCTTACAGCAACAAGCCATGGGAGCTGTATGTAATGGAAAACAAAAAAGGAGCGAAGCCACGGCAGATCACTAATTCTTTAACGGAAGAGTTTAAAGCTTATAACTGGCGAGAACCGGAAGTAATTTCTTTTAAGGCAGAAGATGGAACAGATGTATACGCTCGTTTATATCAGCCAAAAAATGCTAAAGCAAACGGACCAGCTGTAATATTTGTACACGGTGCCGGTTATTTACAAAATGCACATAAATGGTGGAGCAGTTACTTCAGAGAATACATGTTCCATAACTTCCTGGCAGACCAGGGTTATACCGTATTGGATATAGATTACAGAGGTAGTGCAGGGTATGGTCGTGATGTGCGTACTGGCATTTACCAGTTTATGGGTGGCAAAGACCTGAGCGACCACGTTGACGGTGCAAAGTTGCTTGTAGAAAAGTATAATGTTGATCCTAAGCGTATCGGTATCTACGGCGGGTCGTACGGTGGCTTTATAACTTTAATGGCCATGTTCACAGAGCCTGACGTTTTTGCTGCAGGTGCTGCTTTACGTTCAGTAACAGACTGGGCACATTACAACCACGGCTATACTTCGAATATTCTGAATACTCCACAGACTGATAGTCTGGCATATGCTAAAAGCTCACCAATTTACTATGCTGAAGGATTAAAAGGTGCTTTATTGATATGCCATGGCATGGTAGATACCAATGTTCATTTCCAGGATGTTGTTCGCCTGTCTCAGCGCCTTATAGAACTAGGTAAGGATAACTGGGAACTAGCTGTTTATCCGGTTGAGGATCATGGTTTTGTTGAACCAGCCAGTTGGACAGATGAATACAAACGTATCTATAAATTGTTTGAAGAGAACCTGAAGAAGAAATAA
- a CDS encoding tyrosine-type recombinase/integrase, producing MDLFFKYLQYEKRYSPHTLTSYHTDLWQFSDYLLQTYEISDPAQADHTIIRSWILSLVQNNIQPRSINRKIACLRSYYKFLLSQQRIQANPMLRIKAPKVSKKLPAFVPEEPFNQLLDGFEFEDSFEGQRDRVILEFLYGTGMRLAELIGIKESDIDKHQKTVRVLGKGNKERIIPINDSLWESINVYLAHKRRAFGDNNSEKLLVTTKARPLYPKFIYRVVKKYISLITTSAHNSPHVLRHSFATHLLNKGADLNAIKDLLGHASLAATQVYTHNSIEKLKSIFEKAHPKA from the coding sequence ATGGATTTATTTTTTAAGTACCTACAGTACGAAAAGCGGTACAGCCCGCACACCCTTACCTCCTACCACACCGACCTGTGGCAATTTTCTGATTACCTGCTTCAGACTTACGAGATTTCCGATCCGGCACAAGCCGACCATACCATCATCCGTTCCTGGATTTTGTCGTTGGTACAAAACAACATTCAGCCGCGTTCTATCAACCGGAAAATAGCTTGCCTGCGCTCTTACTATAAATTCCTGCTTTCTCAGCAACGCATACAGGCTAACCCGATGCTGCGCATTAAAGCGCCTAAGGTTTCTAAAAAGCTTCCGGCATTTGTACCTGAAGAGCCCTTTAATCAATTACTTGATGGTTTTGAGTTCGAAGATTCCTTTGAAGGCCAGCGGGACAGAGTTATACTTGAGTTCCTGTATGGCACTGGCATGCGTTTAGCCGAACTTATTGGTATTAAAGAATCAGATATTGACAAGCACCAGAAAACAGTACGGGTACTGGGCAAAGGCAACAAAGAGCGTATTATACCTATAAACGACTCATTATGGGAAAGTATAAATGTTTACCTGGCACATAAGAGAAGAGCGTTCGGAGATAACAATTCTGAAAAGCTGCTCGTTACAACTAAAGCACGCCCATTGTACCCAAAATTTATATACCGCGTGGTAAAGAAGTACATCAGCTTGATAACTACCTCAGCACATAACAGCCCTCACGTTCTACGGCATTCCTTTGCTACGCATTTGCTAAACAAGGGAGCCGACCTCAATGCAATTAAGGATCTGTTGGGCCACGCCAGTCTGGCTGCTACGCAAGTTTACACCCATAACTCTATTGAAAAGCTTAAATCGATTTTCGAGAAAGCTCATCCAAAAGCATAA
- a CDS encoding acyl-CoA dehydrogenase family protein has translation MELKYTENQRMIADMVRDFGAKHIKPKMREWDESQEFPVEVFKQLGELGLMGVLVPTEYGGSGFGYLEYVTAIAELSKIDGSIGLSMAAHNSLCTGHILAFGNEEQKQKYLPKLATAEWIGAWGLTEPNTGSDAGNMRTVAVEDGDYYVINGAKNFITHGKTGNVAVVIVRTGEVGDSHGMTAFVIEKGTPGFSAGRKEDKLGMRASETTELIFQDCRVHKSQILGNVGEGFIQAMKVLDGGRISIAALSLGIAQGAFEAALAYSKERSQFNKPISSFQGIAFKLADMATEVEAAALLTYQAADMKNRGLNVNKESAMAKLYASEVSVRVANEGVQIFGGYGFTKDYPAEKYYRDAKLCTIGEGTSEIQKLVISRAILK, from the coding sequence ATGGAATTAAAGTATACAGAGAACCAGCGCATGATTGCGGACATGGTCAGAGACTTTGGTGCGAAACACATTAAGCCTAAAATGCGCGAGTGGGACGAAAGCCAGGAGTTTCCGGTAGAAGTGTTTAAGCAACTTGGGGAACTTGGCCTGATGGGCGTGCTGGTACCAACTGAGTATGGCGGATCTGGCTTCGGTTACCTGGAGTATGTAACAGCCATTGCAGAGCTTTCTAAAATAGATGGCTCAATTGGCTTATCTATGGCAGCGCACAACTCACTTTGCACAGGTCATATACTTGCTTTCGGCAACGAAGAGCAGAAACAGAAATACCTGCCTAAATTAGCAACTGCTGAATGGATTGGGGCGTGGGGCTTAACTGAGCCAAACACAGGTTCTGATGCAGGCAATATGCGTACGGTAGCTGTAGAGGATGGCGATTACTATGTTATTAATGGAGCCAAAAACTTTATAACACACGGTAAAACCGGTAATGTAGCTGTAGTTATAGTTCGTACCGGCGAAGTTGGTGACTCGCATGGCATGACAGCTTTTGTGATTGAGAAAGGTACACCGGGCTTTAGCGCTGGTCGCAAAGAAGATAAACTAGGCATGCGTGCCTCTGAAACCACAGAGCTTATCTTCCAGGACTGCCGCGTGCATAAGAGCCAGATACTAGGTAATGTAGGCGAAGGCTTTATCCAGGCGATGAAAGTATTGGATGGTGGCCGTATTTCTATCGCAGCCTTATCACTGGGTATAGCACAAGGTGCCTTTGAGGCCGCTTTAGCTTACTCTAAAGAGCGTAGCCAGTTCAATAAGCCAATCTCGTCGTTCCAGGGTATTGCCTTTAAGTTAGCTGACATGGCTACTGAAGTTGAGGCCGCTGCATTGCTTACTTACCAGGCAGCCGATATGAAGAACCGCGGCCTGAACGTGAACAAAGAATCGGCTATGGCTAAACTTTATGCTTCTGAAGTATCGGTAAGAGTAGCAAACGAAGGTGTGCAGATATTTGGCGGTTACGGTTTCACAAAAGACTACCCTGCCGAAAAATACTACCGCGATGCTAAGTTATGCACTATAGGCGAGGGAACAAGCGAGATACAAAAGCTTGTTATTTCCAGGGCTATACTTAAATAG
- the hpf gene encoding ribosome hibernation-promoting factor, HPF/YfiA family: MKLQMHSIHFEADTQLTDFIQQRVDKLETFYDRIVEGEVFLKHNNSDGINTKTVEIKLFVPGTTLYSEENAPSFEAAADAAVEAMRRQLKKYKEKQMAH; encoded by the coding sequence ATGAAGCTACAGATGCATTCCATCCACTTCGAGGCTGACACACAGCTTACCGATTTCATTCAGCAGAGAGTAGATAAATTAGAGACCTTTTATGACCGCATTGTAGAAGGTGAAGTGTTTCTTAAGCATAACAACAGCGATGGCATTAATACCAAAACTGTAGAGATAAAGCTATTTGTACCAGGCACTACTCTTTACTCAGAAGAAAATGCCCCGTCTTTTGAGGCTGCTGCCGATGCCGCTGTAGAAGCCATGCGACGCCAGCTTAAAAAGTATAAAGAAAAGCAAATGGCACACTAG
- a CDS encoding tetratricopeptide repeat protein translates to MKDNFEDNSEELDLIQRFEQTLENNGTAFFDINDFEIIIDHYTANFEYKKALVACDAAIAQYPFSSELQIDKAQLLAMAGSLDDALALIDEVAEVEAGNPDIHLTRGIIFSQRGEYRDAIDYFKKALAFAEDRDDIFFNIGLAYQSWGKFGSAIKYYKKCIELNVENEAAMQEIVYCMEVTGTLREHLPFFQKFVDDDPYSYVAWFNLGNVLNKMGSYDKAIAAYDYSTIIKPDFITAYNNMANAYVFIGEYIKAIDAFNAMLEHGSPSAEVYCNIGECYEKLQQWDLSRRYYQKSVDLDPEMDEAWFGIGVILDAQGKWYEAVHFFKKAVELYDDSSDYWVALAAAEYHVGHVVSALESYARAAEIQPNDKDIYLNWSIILYEQGNYDEATDIILNAIELQPDEAELYYRACAYLLSAGKYREAYNYLENALILDFEKHKLLFEFFPELESQRALARLIDQYRK, encoded by the coding sequence ATGAAAGATAATTTTGAAGATAACAGCGAAGAGCTGGATTTGATACAACGTTTCGAGCAGACACTCGAAAACAATGGCACTGCTTTTTTTGATATTAACGACTTTGAAATAATAATAGACCATTACACTGCTAACTTCGAATACAAGAAAGCATTAGTGGCCTGTGATGCGGCTATCGCACAATACCCTTTTTCTTCGGAACTACAGATAGATAAAGCCCAGCTGCTGGCCATGGCCGGTAGCCTGGACGATGCCTTGGCGCTGATAGATGAAGTAGCCGAAGTAGAAGCCGGTAACCCGGATATACACTTAACCAGAGGTATTATATTTTCGCAGCGTGGTGAGTACCGCGATGCGATCGATTACTTTAAGAAAGCACTGGCCTTTGCCGAAGACCGCGATGATATTTTCTTTAATATCGGGTTGGCCTACCAGAGCTGGGGGAAATTTGGCTCAGCCATCAAGTACTATAAAAAGTGCATCGAACTGAACGTGGAGAACGAAGCGGCTATGCAGGAAATAGTATACTGCATGGAAGTAACCGGTACGTTGCGTGAGCATCTGCCATTTTTCCAGAAGTTTGTAGACGATGACCCTTACTCGTATGTAGCTTGGTTTAACCTAGGCAACGTGCTCAACAAAATGGGTTCTTACGATAAAGCCATAGCCGCTTACGATTACTCTACCATCATTAAGCCAGACTTTATTACTGCCTATAACAACATGGCCAATGCCTATGTGTTTATAGGGGAATATATTAAAGCTATTGACGCATTTAATGCCATGCTGGAGCATGGTTCACCATCTGCGGAAGTATACTGTAATATTGGCGAATGCTACGAAAAGCTTCAGCAATGGGATCTTTCCAGAAGGTATTACCAGAAATCAGTAGACCTTGATCCGGAGATGGATGAGGCCTGGTTTGGTATTGGAGTTATACTTGATGCGCAGGGTAAATGGTATGAGGCCGTACACTTTTTTAAGAAGGCAGTAGAGCTTTACGATGATAGTTCTGATTACTGGGTGGCACTTGCTGCTGCCGAGTACCATGTGGGGCATGTTGTTTCTGCGTTGGAGAGCTATGCCAGAGCTGCCGAGATTCAGCCAAACGACAAGGATATTTACCTGAACTGGTCTATTATTCTGTATGAACAGGGTAATTATGACGAGGCTACAGATATTATTTTAAACGCTATAGAACTGCAACCAGACGAAGCAGAGCTATATTATAGGGCCTGCGCTTACCTACTTTCTGCAGGAAAATACCGCGAAGCTTACAATTATCTTGAAAATGCCTTAATTTTGGACTTCGAAAAACATAAGCTGCTGTTTGAGTTCTTCCCTGAACTGGAGTCGCAGCGGGCATTAGCCAGATTAATTGATCAGTATCGCAAATAA
- a CDS encoding phosphatase PAP2 family protein yields MKPIISILIIFTIITGPATAQENNSPYRTKLSVDGPVIIAGMGLSAYGLSLMMDKDGFTEDEVLALDKNDVNKFDRFSAGYHSESAKKASDFPFYGSFAMPFAMMLNDNVRSKAGQVLVLYVETMAVTGTLFTLANGNTERARPLVYSDEVELGEKTESNAQNSFYAGHTAATAAATFFAAKIFHDFNPESNARPYVWAAAAAIPASVGYLRLKAGKHFLSDNILGYTLGAAAGIVIPQLHKKTNLTGISLTPSVIPTFNGAAAQGANLSYTF; encoded by the coding sequence ATGAAACCGATTATATCTATATTAATTATATTCACAATCATTACCGGCCCGGCTACGGCCCAGGAAAACAATTCGCCCTATAGAACCAAGCTTTCTGTGGATGGCCCTGTAATAATTGCAGGCATGGGCTTGAGCGCCTATGGATTATCGTTAATGATGGACAAAGATGGCTTTACCGAAGATGAAGTTTTAGCGTTGGATAAAAACGATGTGAACAAGTTCGACAGATTTTCAGCAGGATATCACTCAGAAAGCGCTAAAAAAGCAAGCGACTTCCCGTTTTATGGTTCGTTTGCTATGCCTTTTGCCATGATGCTAAATGATAATGTGCGCAGTAAAGCAGGTCAGGTTCTGGTACTATATGTTGAAACAATGGCTGTAACCGGCACGTTGTTTACTTTAGCAAATGGTAATACAGAACGTGCAAGGCCATTAGTTTATAGTGATGAAGTAGAACTAGGTGAGAAAACAGAATCTAATGCCCAGAATTCTTTTTATGCAGGGCATACAGCTGCTACTGCTGCGGCTACCTTTTTTGCTGCTAAGATATTCCATGATTTTAACCCAGAGTCCAATGCACGACCGTACGTTTGGGCTGCTGCGGCTGCTATACCTGCTTCTGTGGGTTACCTCAGGCTTAAGGCAGGCAAACACTTTTTAAGTGATAATATACTTGGCTATACTTTGGGTGCAGCCGCGGGTATAGTTATCCCGCAGTTACATAAAAAGACTAATCTAACAGGTATATCGCTTACCCCTTCCGTTATACCTACCTTTAATGGTGCAGCTGCGCAAGGTGCTAATCTGAGTTATACTTTTTAA
- the rpsU gene encoding 30S ribosomal protein S21 — translation MIIVNVKDNESVDRALKRFKKKFERTGVLKELRARTFFEKPSVSKRKQKERAKYKQTLFAKDNY, via the coding sequence ATGATTATTGTAAACGTAAAAGATAACGAGTCTGTAGACCGTGCATTAAAGAGATTTAAGAAGAAGTTCGAAAGAACTGGTGTGTTGAAAGAGCTGAGAGCTAGAACATTCTTCGAAAAACCATCTGTTTCTAAAAGAAAGCAGAAAGAAAGAGCTAAGTACAAGCAGACTCTTTTCGCTAAGGATAACTACTAA